GTTCAAGACCTGCTCGACCTTGTCTTTGCCGCCCTGAACCCCCAGAATCGTGCCGAGCGCCCAATCGGGCAGCGGCCGCATGCGGCCAGTGCGTGCGGTATATTTCTCGATGAGCGCTGCATAGCTGCCAGAAGTGTTAAAGCTCAGCTGCAATTCATTCTGCCAGATGTCGACGCTGTAGCAGCTGCGGCCAAAATTCCAGACCTGGTATTCATTCTGCACTGTATCGAATGATCGGTAAGCTGATGTGAAAAAGAACGGAACCGGCGCATAGGTCGTCACGTCGCTGCCGCCGGCGCCTGCGGTGATATTCGCCCCCGCAGTGATCGGCTGAGCGCCGCGCCCCACGCCCTGCTCTTCTGTCAGCATCGGCAGCCGTTTGCCCCGCAGATCGAGATGCGTGAACTGCTCGCCGCCGCCAAAAATATGCTCATCGGGCTCGGCCTGAAATACGAGTTGAAGGCGATTGAAGCGGTGATCGCGCGCCTTGATTGCCATAACGGGAGCACCATCGACCAACCGTATCGTCAGGTCGGCGATCGCTGTGGCACCGCTGCTGCAATTCAGGTGCGCTTCGATCAAGATCCCCTCCGGTTCGACCTTGCCAGAGGCGAGTTGTTTTAACCGGCAGTTTTCTTTGACCGTGTCGGCCATCGTATAGCTCGCCATACGCTCGCGCACCATGTCTTCTGCCCTGCGCAAAGAGAGAAAAGCGTCGCTGAGACTCAAACGCAGCAGCACCCGGTTTTGCCGCTCGTCGAGTATGCGCATCTCTGACTGGGTCGTATCGACGATTATGGGCTTCAGCTCCATGTGGCGCATGAAAGACGGCGCCAGTTTTACGGGCTCGTGAAAGCAGCCTGCGGGTATCGCCACGAGAGCCGAAAACAAGACGCATCTGAATCCTACTGATTGCCCTGAAGATTTCATAGGCGAAAATCTGAGCAGCACCTGACCGGACAATCACCTTCAGCGACTTTCTGCAGAGTCAGTAATCTGTTGCCTCTGCGGGCCTGCTTTGCAGACTTGCTCTCTTATGAATGAAATTATTGCGCGTAAAAAAGCGGGCCTTAAACTCACGAAAGCTGAAATCGACCGCGTGGTGAAGGGCGTCACCACCGGCGAAATACCCGATTACCAGATTACTGCATTGCTCATGGCAATCTGCTTTCAGGGAATGGATGTTGAGGAGCGCTCGCAGCTCACCAGGGCGATGGCCGAAAGCGGTAAGCGGCTCGACTTCTCTGCCGTTAAAGGCGTGAAGGTCGACAAACATTCTACCGGCGGCGTCGGTGACAAAACGTCGCTCATGCTCGCCCCCTGGCTCGCCGCCGCCGGCCGCAAGGTGCCGATGATCTCGGGCCGCGGCCTTGGCTTCACCGGCGGCACACTCGATAAACTCGCCGCAATACCGGGCTATTACTTTGAACACGAGCAGGCGCGCCTGACTGCGCATCTCAACACCACAGGTTGTTTTATCATCGGTCAGAGCGCCGACATCGCGCCTGCAGATAAAAAAATCTATGCGCTGCGCGACGTCACCGCAACGGTCGATGAAATATCTCTCATCACCGCTTCGATTCTGAGCAAGAAACTCACCGAAGACCTCGACGTACTCGTTATGGACGTCAAATGCGGCAGCGGGGCGTTCATGCAGAATTTGAAAGACGCACGCGCACTCGCAACTTCGATCGCCAATACCGCAAACAAGGCCGGGGTCAAAACCACCTGCCTCATCACCGCGATGGATTTTCCGCTCGGGCGCTATACTGGCAACACAATCGAGACCTGGGAGGCCTTCGAGTTCTGCAAACCCACTGGAATCTATCTGGAAACCGCAGAAAAACTTTTTGTCAAAAAGGCGAAACTCAACCGCGAAGAACTGCTGGTAGCTTCTCTCGTCGAAATCACTGTCGAACTCGCGGTCGCCATGCTCGAGCCTGCGTCGCGCACAAACTTAAAGGCCCGCAAGAATGCCTTGGCGTCGCTGATGGGCCTGTGGCGCAGCGGCGCCCTGAGGCAGAAGATGGAAGCCTGGGTCAAGGCACAGCTGGGCGACGTGGCGGGCCTCGAAAAGAAGGCTGAAAATATTCTAAAGGCGTTCGCGGCGAACGATACCAAAACTGTTTACAACTACCGCGCTCCGGCGGCTGGCTACTTCTCTCACGCCGACAGCCGGGCGATTGGCAACCTTATGGTCGATCTGGGCGCCGGTCGCAAAAAATCGACCGACGCGGTGGTCGACCAGGTCTCGCTCGAAATGCTGAAATACCCTGGCGAACCGGTCAAGAAAGGCGAGAGCCTGCTGCGTATTTATAAAGAAGACCTGCAAGCAAACGATTGTAAACAGGTTGATGCCGTCTGTAAACTGGCTCTCAAGATTGGCAAATCGAAGCCGAAAATTGCGAAAAATATATTAGCCCGCATCTGATCTGCTGCGCACGCTGCAGATCAGGTGCGGCAGCCTTAAGCGCGTAGATCAAAAATCAATCCGCGAATCTGCCCCATGAGGTGCAGCGCGATCACGACGTCCTGGTTGCGGCGCATGAGGCCGCTGTAAAGCTGCGCCAGTCGCGTGTCGATGGTCTTGATGATTTCGTAGCGACGCTGGCGTTTGTCTTCCCAGCCCTGCAGGCGGTAGCTGCGCTGAATGAGCATGTTGCAGAGAAGTTTCACCGTCTGCTTGTATTTTTCATAACGATCACGCGAAGGGGCATCGGCAAAGTCGCGTTCGTCGTTGTCGAGGTTCGCCATCAGATCTTCGAGGGTGCTACCCCGCTGTGTCGCCGTCTTCTTCTGTAGAATCTGCGAGACCATGCCTGAGAAGCCCGATTGCGCAGCAGCTGCGCTGTTTTTTTCGCCTGCCTGGGCATGTGAGATTCCGGCGCGCTGTGCAAGATCACCCGTTGCGGGTCTTAAGTGCGATGGCTGCACCTGCTGCATGCACGATTATCGGCAGATTTATTGATTTAGCTGATCGTTTTCCCTTCGGGAAACGATCAGCTACCGACGTTCAAATGATTAATGCGCGCCCGGCCTTCAAAGATGACGCCTTCATCGACCAAAAGATTTGCGGCGACGATGTCACCCATGACTCGCGCGTTTTTCATCAGGTGCACGAAATCGAGCGCATAGATATTACCATCGACACGACCTGAGACGATGACGCTATCGGCTTCGACATTGGTTTTCACATGACCCGTGGGCCCGATAATCACCTGCGTCGTCGAGCGCACGGTGCCGCTGACGGTACCGTCGACGCGCAATGCGCCTGTGAGCTGAAAATCGCCATGAAAGCTGTCGCCTTGCCCGACGTAACTCGAAATGACCGCGACCGCATCTATCTGTTTTTTCATCGCTTATGCTCCTGCAATTACGCGCCGGCGAGCGGCAGGTAGGGCATCGGATTCACCGCTTCGACCCCGATGTGCACTTCGTAGTGCAAGATACTCTCAAAGTTGTCATCGGCATGGCCGACGTTGCCGATCGGTTCGCCCTTGTTGACCTTCTCTTCTTGCGAAACCGTCACGACTTCGATGCCCTTGTAGACCGTCTCGTAGCCGTAATTGTGGCGGATTTTGACCGTATAGGTCAGGTTTGCCTCTTTGTTGATGCTGACGACGATTCCCGGGGCTGTCGCGGCCACCGCTGCGCCATGCGGCACCGCAATGTCGACACCGGCATTGTAGCCGACGTTCAGCCGGTGCGACATGCGCACAAAACCGAACGGGTTAATGATGTAACCCTGTACGGGCCAGATCGTCGGCGTATTCTTCAGCACACGCTCTCGCTTCTTCAGATATTCCTGCACCTGCCCCAGCGAACCGCGCGAAATCTCCATGTCGTGCAGCATGCGGTTCATGAGAAATATTTCGAGCGGTATTTTTTCAGGGTCTTTGCTCTCTCTGGTCTTTTGCTGCAGTTCTGCCAGCTGCGCGGCGAAACTATCGCTCGCGCTCGCCGGCTTTTCATTCGTGCCCTTCGACAATGACTGCAGCGACGAAAGGTTCTGGCGAATATCTTCGTAAGACTTGCTGAGTTCGATAATTTCTTGCCGAACCTTCGCGAACTGTACCTCGGCATCTTTGTGCGAAACGCGCAGCTTATCGACTTCTTGAA
The sequence above is a segment of the Turneriella parva DSM 21527 genome. Coding sequences within it:
- a CDS encoding thymidine phosphorylase, translated to MNEIIARKKAGLKLTKAEIDRVVKGVTTGEIPDYQITALLMAICFQGMDVEERSQLTRAMAESGKRLDFSAVKGVKVDKHSTGGVGDKTSLMLAPWLAAAGRKVPMISGRGLGFTGGTLDKLAAIPGYYFEHEQARLTAHLNTTGCFIIGQSADIAPADKKIYALRDVTATVDEISLITASILSKKLTEDLDVLVMDVKCGSGAFMQNLKDARALATSIANTANKAGVKTTCLITAMDFPLGRYTGNTIETWEAFEFCKPTGIYLETAEKLFVKKAKLNREELLVASLVEITVELAVAMLEPASRTNLKARKNALASLMGLWRSGALRQKMEAWVKAQLGDVAGLEKKAENILKAFAANDTKTVYNYRAPAAGYFSHADSRAIGNLMVDLGAGRKKSTDAVVDQVSLEMLKYPGEPVKKGESLLRIYKEDLQANDCKQVDAVCKLALKIGKSKPKIAKNILARI
- a CDS encoding YaaR family protein, which codes for MQQVQPSHLRPATGDLAQRAGISHAQAGEKNSAAAAQSGFSGMVSQILQKKTATQRGSTLEDLMANLDNDERDFADAPSRDRYEKYKQTVKLLCNMLIQRSYRLQGWEDKRQRRYEIIKTIDTRLAQLYSGLMRRNQDVVIALHLMGQIRGLIFDLRA
- a CDS encoding bactofilin family protein, with the translated sequence MKKQIDAVAVISSYVGQGDSFHGDFQLTGALRVDGTVSGTVRSTTQVIIGPTGHVKTNVEADSVIVSGRVDGNIYALDFVHLMKNARVMGDIVAANLLVDEGVIFEGRARINHLNVGS
- a CDS encoding murein hydrolase activator EnvC family protein — translated: MKKNKSSRSAKSGGENSRKAAIEVEITPTGAPKGLGAWAMKGKATVKMAAPAIGRLAKSQQKLLLWIKKKRNERLTLMFIPHNELKIRNYHISNLTLIIVTSVLGLVLLVSAFLVIRHNSTIQEVDKLRVSHKDAEVQFAKVRQEIIELSKSYEDIRQNLSSLQSLSKGTNEKPASASDSFAAQLAELQQKTRESKDPEKIPLEIFLMNRMLHDMEISRGSLGQVQEYLKKRERVLKNTPTIWPVQGYIINPFGFVRMSHRLNVGYNAGVDIAVPHGAAVAATAPGIVVSINKEANLTYTVKIRHNYGYETVYKGIEVVTVSQEEKVNKGEPIGNVGHADDNFESILHYEVHIGVEAVNPMPYLPLAGA